Proteins from a genomic interval of Rubinisphaera italica:
- a CDS encoding UbiX family flavin prenyltransferase, translating into MPQTSNHIVVAVTGGSGAGYARRLVRVLLEAGYDVHLTMSAAAVQVFAQELDCILDLNQFDPEAFFGPEFSPELLDRFQYHNQFDFSAGIASGSFRTAGMVICPCSMGTLGSLANGLSANLTHRVADVHLKERRKLIVVPRETPLSSIQLGNMKRLADAGAVILPAMPGFYHDPKSIDDLINFIVVRICDHLGVETSLMKRWGEK; encoded by the coding sequence GTGCCACAAACTTCCAATCACATTGTCGTTGCTGTTACCGGCGGAAGTGGAGCAGGTTATGCCCGCAGACTTGTGAGGGTGTTGCTGGAAGCGGGATACGATGTTCACCTGACAATGAGCGCGGCTGCGGTGCAGGTTTTCGCTCAGGAACTGGATTGTATTCTCGATTTGAATCAGTTCGATCCCGAAGCATTTTTTGGCCCGGAGTTTTCACCGGAACTGTTGGATCGATTTCAGTATCACAATCAGTTCGATTTCAGTGCCGGGATCGCCAGTGGTTCATTCCGGACAGCGGGCATGGTCATTTGCCCCTGTTCGATGGGTACTTTAGGAAGCTTAGCCAACGGACTCTCTGCTAATTTGACGCATCGTGTCGCCGATGTGCATTTGAAAGAGCGACGCAAACTGATCGTCGTCCCCCGAGAAACTCCCTTGAGCAGCATCCAGTTGGGGAATATGAAACGTCTAGCAGATGCTGGCGCTGTCATCCTTCCGGCAATGCCCGGCTTTTATCATGATCCTAAATCGATTGACGATTTGATTAATTTCATTGTTGTGCGTATCTGCGATCATCTGGGCGTGGAAACCTCGTTGATGAAACGCTGGGGTGAAAAGTAG
- a CDS encoding bifunctional nuclease family protein, translating into MAALVEMELSRIIISEINDQQVIYLHEVEGSREFPILIGLFEAASIDRRIKGDVPPRPLTHDLIRSVFEHLGGEPHDIIINSLHEHTYYAVIRVMHDGELIEIDSRPSDAIALAMHYDPPLPIFVDGEVLEAVSTTTDL; encoded by the coding sequence ATGGCAGCTTTGGTGGAAATGGAGCTTTCGCGGATCATTATCAGCGAAATCAACGATCAGCAGGTGATCTATCTGCATGAAGTTGAAGGATCACGCGAATTTCCGATTCTGATTGGTCTGTTTGAAGCTGCCAGCATAGATCGTCGCATTAAAGGCGACGTCCCGCCTCGCCCGTTGACTCACGATTTGATCCGCAGTGTCTTCGAACATCTCGGCGGTGAACCACACGATATCATCATCAATAGCTTACACGAGCATACTTATTATGCCGTGATTCGGGTCATGCACGATGGAGAGTTGATCGAAATCGATTCCCGGCCCAGCGATGCAATCGCGCTGGCAATGCACTACGACCCTCCCCTGCCAATTTTCGTCGATGGCGAAGTCCTGGAAGCAGTAAGCACGACGACTGATCTGTAA
- a CDS encoding YiiX/YebB-like N1pC/P60 family cysteine hydrolase, whose translation MKWKAILIASVLSSVHLSGFNDTCLPAGEFTENQTVPQVESQLQTKLQYGSLIMHQGDCLAVKVFTVSPYTHVGMAIHDEEAGWLIYDSANGSGVRKSTLSNYLNECAPNCISVLQPRQEYDAEQMEMIRLALEEQLGRPYGIKHHVTGSRAKGVHCAEYVTDTLMAVDLITAEKPPRVSPNSLRQGLLEADLYAESSEIMMVEDVIPPIPAETWCGRMWQDTKSCVSGCYTSCRRSIFCCD comes from the coding sequence ATGAAATGGAAAGCAATTCTTATCGCGAGCGTTTTGTCATCTGTTCATCTGTCTGGATTTAATGACACCTGCTTGCCAGCGGGCGAGTTCACAGAAAATCAAACGGTTCCACAGGTAGAATCTCAGTTGCAAACAAAACTTCAGTATGGAAGTCTGATCATGCATCAGGGAGACTGTTTAGCTGTGAAAGTTTTTACGGTCAGTCCATACACACATGTCGGGATGGCAATCCATGATGAAGAAGCAGGCTGGTTGATTTACGATTCCGCCAATGGTTCTGGAGTGCGGAAATCAACTCTCTCTAATTATCTAAACGAGTGTGCTCCGAACTGTATTTCAGTGCTTCAACCCAGGCAGGAATATGATGCCGAGCAGATGGAAATGATTCGACTTGCGTTGGAGGAGCAACTCGGGCGTCCCTACGGCATCAAGCATCATGTCACTGGAAGTCGAGCTAAAGGAGTCCATTGTGCAGAATATGTGACGGACACTCTGATGGCGGTCGATTTAATAACTGCTGAAAAACCTCCACGCGTTTCTCCTAACAGTTTAAGACAAGGGTTGTTGGAGGCTGACTTGTATGCGGAATCCTCTGAAATCATGATGGTCGAAGATGTCATTCCCCCTATTCCCGCAGAGACATGGTGTGGACGAATGTGGCAGGATACGAAATCCTGTGTGTCCGGCTGCTATACAAGTTGTCGGCGTTCTATTTTTTGCTGTGATTAA
- a CDS encoding DUF493 domain-containing protein, translated as MKNHLPPQDLLEATHDFPCPYTFKIIGLANESFIQDVVSAVRKGMQFDFDPPYESRESSGGKHIALTFEPVAENSTQVLSVYSEIQTIEGVILLL; from the coding sequence TTGAAAAATCATTTGCCACCACAGGATCTACTCGAAGCGACCCACGATTTTCCATGTCCTTATACGTTCAAGATCATCGGTCTGGCGAATGAGAGTTTTATCCAAGACGTCGTTTCAGCAGTCCGTAAGGGGATGCAATTTGATTTTGATCCTCCTTACGAATCGCGAGAATCTTCTGGTGGGAAACACATTGCTTTAACCTTTGAGCCAGTCGCAGAAAATTCGACTCAGGTTCTCTCTGTCTATTCTGAAATTCAGACCATTGAAGGCGTTATTCTGCTCCTGTAA
- a CDS encoding FHA domain-containing serine/threonine-protein kinase, whose translation MENFEIISDQAVTSTSQSSLHRRAELVHESSDGKIIRKNVLRTTTLVGSHEQSNLQLLAPYVEPSHCILTLDGRGFRIWDLRSKSGTYVNGERISSSRLNNGDEIRIGKFRFTLDTNLTDTTREGFFIDEYRVVGILGTGGMGWLYVVEDGRTLQRHALKVLTRRAASSQIDQGELQARFVFEGRAGNRLKNPHIVEVLDYQHRPDVEYLLLELFESINLQELVQRDGPLPVDVVCSIFRQVALGLGHIHEISLIHRDIKPANILVGHDGHAKICDFGLVFLGDDPEELKLAESMGNDCLGTADYISPEQSFDSYKIDHRADLYSLGYSMYFALTGKLPFPEGNTREKINLHRSQDPVSIQSISPHVPAEVCQLVERCMQKNPADRYQSDLELAADLKAFETEAVSISFDFEKLLKKRTHHASFRLADPKKKHYLQRIPANVASSLQAMSSQESLNDDHTTLSPPSASGIATHVPGDTSSATEPH comes from the coding sequence TTGGAAAATTTTGAAATAATATCCGACCAGGCAGTCACTTCTACCAGTCAGAGTTCGCTTCATCGTCGGGCTGAGTTGGTCCATGAAAGTTCAGACGGAAAAATTATCCGTAAGAATGTCCTCAGAACAACTACGCTGGTCGGATCACATGAGCAAAGCAATCTTCAGCTACTTGCCCCATATGTTGAACCTTCCCATTGCATCCTGACGCTCGATGGACGAGGCTTCCGAATCTGGGATTTGCGTTCGAAATCCGGAACATATGTTAACGGAGAACGAATCAGTTCCTCTCGCTTGAACAATGGCGATGAAATCCGCATCGGAAAATTCCGCTTCACCTTAGATACGAATCTGACCGACACCACCCGAGAAGGTTTTTTTATCGACGAATATCGTGTCGTCGGCATCCTGGGAACTGGAGGGATGGGTTGGCTGTATGTCGTGGAAGATGGTCGGACGTTGCAACGCCATGCTTTAAAAGTTCTAACACGAAGAGCAGCTTCGTCCCAGATCGATCAGGGTGAACTGCAGGCACGGTTTGTCTTTGAGGGGCGAGCGGGGAACCGACTAAAAAACCCTCACATTGTCGAAGTGCTCGACTATCAGCATCGGCCGGATGTGGAATATCTGTTACTGGAACTGTTTGAATCGATTAACCTGCAGGAATTGGTCCAACGGGATGGTCCACTGCCGGTTGATGTCGTTTGCAGTATCTTTCGGCAGGTCGCTCTGGGGCTTGGTCACATTCACGAGATCAGTTTGATTCATCGCGATATCAAACCTGCCAACATTCTGGTTGGTCATGATGGTCATGCAAAAATCTGTGATTTTGGTCTCGTTTTCCTGGGAGATGATCCCGAAGAGTTGAAGTTGGCAGAATCGATGGGGAACGATTGCCTTGGGACAGCCGATTACATTTCTCCGGAGCAGTCTTTCGACAGTTACAAGATCGATCATCGGGCAGATCTATACAGCCTTGGCTACTCAATGTATTTTGCATTAACGGGGAAACTCCCATTTCCCGAAGGGAACACACGAGAAAAAATTAATCTGCATCGCTCTCAGGACCCAGTCAGTATTCAATCTATTTCTCCCCATGTTCCCGCTGAAGTCTGTCAGCTTGTCGAACGTTGTATGCAAAAGAATCCAGCTGATCGTTATCAGTCTGATCTTGAACTGGCTGCCGATTTGAAGGCATTTGAAACAGAAGCTGTTTCGATCTCATTTGATTTTGAGAAACTACTCAAGAAGCGGACGCATCATGCCAGCTTCCGTTTGGCAGACCCCAAGAAAAAACACTATCTCCAACGAATTCCTGCCAATGTTGCCTCATCATTACAGGCGATGTCGAGCCAGGAAAGTCTCAACGACGATCACACAACTCTCTCGCCACCGAGTGCCTCAGGAATTGCCACTCACGTGCCCGGTGATACCTCTTCAGCCACGGAACCTCATTGA
- a CDS encoding RAD55 family ATPase, producing the protein MATTSTKPQRISTGLPQLDQMLGGGLLPGKLAVILGATGIGKTQLGIQFAKAGLDQEGERGIFFDMTARGDSQNHSDYADRIADWNLKEMPLERLQNPEDLWSVEKSRYDCIHPFHQLGKRVTRDDLDNDEYREWQADLTRKLDITIRFFYGNFIHGVRRCVIDGIEPSDKPSDSFQFDIFEYIHNQILKKDCEWVARDLLRVHYRAHADEVSRFAYPQSQIASMILCTSQEVMLEELLSRPLDSGDILSNANTIILMGKTREGMKMGRALHIAKHRGSACEDSIVPYTIQEEGIVIGN; encoded by the coding sequence ATGGCTACCACTTCTACAAAACCGCAGAGAATTTCAACGGGATTGCCGCAACTCGATCAAATGCTTGGGGGAGGATTATTGCCTGGAAAGCTGGCTGTCATTTTGGGGGCGACCGGCATTGGCAAAACACAATTGGGGATACAGTTTGCAAAAGCGGGGCTCGATCAGGAAGGAGAGCGGGGTATATTCTTCGACATGACCGCTCGGGGCGACTCGCAAAACCATAGCGACTATGCAGATCGAATCGCCGATTGGAATCTGAAAGAGATGCCACTCGAACGGTTGCAGAACCCTGAAGATTTGTGGAGTGTGGAAAAAAGCCGATACGATTGTATTCATCCATTTCATCAATTGGGGAAGAGGGTGACCAGAGATGATCTGGATAACGATGAATATCGGGAATGGCAGGCCGATCTGACGCGAAAACTCGATATCACGATTCGCTTTTTCTATGGTAATTTCATTCATGGCGTTAGACGCTGTGTGATCGATGGGATCGAGCCGAGCGATAAGCCGAGTGACTCTTTTCAATTCGATATTTTCGAATACATCCATAATCAAATCCTCAAAAAAGATTGCGAATGGGTCGCCCGCGACCTACTTCGAGTCCACTACCGCGCCCATGCAGACGAAGTCAGCCGCTTTGCTTACCCTCAATCGCAAATCGCCAGTATGATTCTGTGTACCTCGCAGGAAGTGATGTTAGAGGAATTACTGAGCCGTCCTCTCGATTCTGGAGACATTCTCTCGAATGCCAATACCATCATTTTGATGGGAAAAACCAGAGAGGGAATGAAAATGGGACGTGCACTCCACATCGCCAAACATCGCGGCAGCGCCTGCGAGGATTCCATCGTTCCGTACACAATTCAGGAAGAGGGAATTGTGATCGGGAATTGA
- a CDS encoding YeiH family protein — protein MTDLSSPQEIPPSDSDKDIVVAQHRSFTEELCKSEDWWAIYLGAIILGVAFLIIWSNPPVADSTDYTTPLKGWFAKPGSWESNPFDSIYKSVEKNSLAGIGVVFAASLLTFGFGVKVMGTSFRRFAVGFCFVFILATLAYVLTGQVVVKSYNLEYALWALGIGLLISNTVGTPEFVKPALRTEFYIKTGLVLLGAEVLVSKLIALGIPGIFVAWVVTPIVLISTYIFGQKVLKMESKSLNMVISADMSVCGVSAAIATAAACKAKKEELSFAIGLSLSFTVIMMIILPQVIKAVGMSEVLGGAWLGGTIDSTGAVAVAGVMLGDTAKDVAVTIKMIQNILIGVTAFGVAVYWVSFVEKDETSTRPQVSEIWRRFPKFVLGFIGASIVFSLIYSQGETSQEMVDAMKGDCTKVFRGWFFCLAFVSIGLETNFRDLAKFLKGSKPLILYVVGQSLNLILTLFMAWLMFEVIFREATQKLLQ, from the coding sequence ATGACCGATCTCTCATCCCCTCAGGAAATACCACCATCAGATTCCGACAAAGATATCGTTGTTGCTCAACATCGAAGCTTCACAGAAGAACTTTGCAAGTCGGAAGACTGGTGGGCTATTTATCTGGGAGCAATCATTCTGGGAGTGGCGTTTCTGATCATCTGGTCGAATCCACCAGTTGCTGATAGTACGGACTACACAACTCCGCTCAAAGGCTGGTTTGCGAAACCTGGGAGTTGGGAATCGAATCCGTTTGATTCCATTTACAAATCCGTTGAGAAAAATTCGCTGGCTGGGATAGGCGTTGTATTTGCCGCGTCGCTGCTCACATTTGGTTTCGGCGTGAAAGTGATGGGAACTTCGTTTCGTCGCTTTGCAGTGGGCTTTTGTTTCGTATTCATACTGGCCACCCTCGCGTATGTGCTGACCGGGCAAGTCGTCGTCAAGAGTTATAACCTTGAGTATGCTCTGTGGGCATTGGGGATCGGCTTATTAATCAGCAATACCGTTGGCACTCCAGAATTCGTTAAGCCGGCATTAAGAACTGAATTTTATATCAAGACGGGACTGGTTCTGCTCGGTGCGGAAGTACTTGTCAGTAAGCTGATCGCTCTTGGCATTCCCGGAATATTTGTAGCTTGGGTAGTAACTCCAATCGTCTTAATCTCGACCTACATATTCGGTCAGAAAGTTCTGAAGATGGAGTCCAAGTCACTCAACATGGTGATCTCGGCAGATATGTCGGTCTGTGGGGTCTCCGCTGCTATCGCCACAGCTGCAGCTTGCAAGGCAAAAAAAGAGGAACTCTCGTTTGCTATTGGGCTTTCTCTCTCATTCACGGTGATCATGATGATCATATTGCCGCAAGTGATTAAAGCGGTCGGAATGTCTGAAGTCCTTGGAGGTGCCTGGCTGGGAGGGACAATCGACTCCACTGGAGCGGTCGCTGTCGCAGGGGTGATGCTCGGAGACACCGCCAAGGATGTCGCAGTGACCATCAAAATGATTCAGAATATTTTAATTGGCGTGACCGCTTTCGGCGTCGCAGTTTACTGGGTCAGTTTTGTCGAAAAAGATGAGACTTCAACGCGACCACAAGTTTCAGAAATCTGGCGTCGTTTTCCCAAGTTTGTGCTCGGTTTCATTGGAGCCTCGATTGTATTTTCACTGATCTACAGTCAGGGAGAAACGTCCCAGGAAATGGTCGATGCCATGAAAGGAGATTGCACGAAAGTCTTCCGTGGCTGGTTCTTCTGCCTGGCCTTTGTGAGCATCGGTCTGGAAACCAACTTTCGCGACCTGGCGAAATTCCTGAAGGGAAGTAAACCGCTGATCCTGTATGTGGTCGGACAATCTTTGAATCTGATATTAACTCTCTTCATGGCTTGGTTGATGTTCGAAGTGATCTTCCGCGAAGCGACTCAGAAATTGTTGCAGTAA
- a CDS encoding sulfatase family protein, which produces MSGIVLAKDTDRPNILFCIADDASYPHMGAYGCTWVKTPGFDRVASEGLLFTRCYTPNAKCAPSRACILTGRNSWQLEEACNHLCFFPTKFKTYAEVLSEVGYHVGKTGKGWAPGIAKDSKGKPRQMTGKPFDKLHKQPPTKAISKNDYAGNFAAFLEDQPADQPFCFWYGSTEPHRGYEYGSGIKQGGKSIEQIDQVPPFWPDNPVTRTDMLDYAFEIEHFDNHLTQMLDLLDEKGQLDNTLVVVTADNGMPFPRVKGQEYEYSNHLPLAIMWPAGIKKPGRKIEDFVSFIDFAPTFLDVANVDGTKQGMQPITGTSLLPIFKSEKSGQVVPDRDFVLIGKERHDIGRPNDEGFPIRGIVRGDFLYLKNFMPDRWPAGNPETGYLNCDGSPTKSDLLGLRTQPDLAYYWEISFGKRPAEEFYNIKLDPYCLTNLAESETYQKQMDQLRTEMTNRLTEQQDPRILGKGEVFDQYPYANAGERGFYERYMGGEKIKAGWVNPSDFEPAPLD; this is translated from the coding sequence TTGAGTGGAATCGTACTGGCAAAGGATACTGATCGTCCAAACATTTTATTTTGTATCGCCGACGATGCATCCTATCCTCATATGGGAGCCTACGGCTGTACCTGGGTGAAGACACCCGGGTTTGACCGTGTCGCCAGCGAAGGCCTGTTGTTCACTCGCTGTTATACACCGAATGCCAAATGTGCCCCTTCCCGAGCCTGCATCCTTACAGGACGAAATTCCTGGCAATTGGAAGAAGCCTGTAACCACTTGTGTTTCTTTCCAACCAAATTCAAAACGTATGCGGAAGTCCTCTCCGAAGTAGGTTACCATGTCGGCAAAACAGGCAAAGGATGGGCTCCAGGTATTGCCAAAGACAGCAAGGGTAAGCCAAGACAAATGACTGGCAAACCCTTTGATAAACTTCACAAACAACCGCCCACGAAAGCCATTTCCAAAAATGACTATGCAGGGAATTTCGCCGCTTTTCTAGAGGACCAACCGGCTGATCAACCATTTTGTTTCTGGTACGGCAGTACCGAACCACACCGAGGCTATGAGTATGGAAGCGGCATTAAACAAGGTGGCAAGTCGATCGAACAAATTGACCAGGTTCCACCATTCTGGCCGGATAACCCTGTCACCCGAACAGACATGCTTGACTATGCGTTTGAAATCGAGCACTTCGATAATCACCTGACTCAAATGCTAGATTTGCTCGATGAAAAGGGGCAGCTGGACAATACGCTCGTTGTCGTGACTGCCGATAATGGGATGCCGTTTCCTCGTGTGAAAGGGCAGGAATACGAGTATTCCAATCATCTCCCATTGGCAATCATGTGGCCGGCTGGAATTAAAAAACCGGGTCGCAAAATCGAGGATTTTGTCAGCTTTATCGATTTCGCACCGACATTTCTGGACGTTGCCAATGTCGATGGAACGAAACAGGGAATGCAACCGATCACAGGAACCTCGTTACTTCCGATTTTCAAGTCTGAAAAATCGGGTCAGGTCGTCCCGGATCGCGACTTTGTTCTAATTGGCAAAGAACGACACGATATTGGACGTCCCAATGATGAAGGTTTTCCAATTCGCGGAATTGTACGGGGCGACTTTCTCTATCTGAAAAATTTCATGCCGGATCGGTGGCCGGCAGGAAATCCAGAAACGGGTTATTTGAATTGTGATGGCAGCCCAACAAAATCTGATTTGTTAGGTCTGAGAACTCAGCCGGACCTGGCTTATTACTGGGAGATTTCATTTGGAAAACGGCCAGCTGAAGAGTTTTATAATATCAAGCTGGATCCTTATTGTTTGACCAATCTGGCCGAGAGCGAGACATATCAAAAGCAAATGGATCAATTGCGTACAGAAATGACGAATCGACTGACCGAACAACAGGATCCCCGAATTCTGGGGAAAGGCGAAGTTTTCGATCAGTATCCTTACGCCAATGCTGGCGAACGTGGTTTTTATGAACGGTACATGGGCGGGGAGAAAATCAAAGCAGGCTGGGTCAACCCGAGCGATTTCGAACCTGCGCCTCTTGATTAA
- a CDS encoding DUF1294 domain-containing protein has protein sequence MIVWMNRLCSFWLISAIAVLLAYWTNWIEHWEAGAYSGLVLISSLIAFAAQGLDKWRARSDRWRMSEKWLHFFELIGGWPGAHFGQQFFRHKTAKASYRNLFYTLVFIHIAIVVTCLIYFSTNTTTT, from the coding sequence ATGATTGTCTGGATGAACCGCCTGTGCTCGTTCTGGTTAATATCAGCAATTGCAGTTTTACTGGCATATTGGACGAACTGGATTGAGCACTGGGAAGCGGGAGCTTACTCCGGTCTGGTGTTAATCAGCAGCCTGATCGCATTTGCAGCACAGGGGCTGGATAAATGGCGTGCTCGTTCAGATCGTTGGCGTATGTCAGAAAAGTGGTTGCACTTCTTCGAACTCATCGGCGGTTGGCCAGGCGCTCATTTTGGCCAGCAGTTTTTTCGTCATAAAACCGCCAAGGCAAGTTATCGAAACCTATTTTATACGCTGGTCTTCATTCACATTGCCATAGTCGTCACTTGTCTGATCTACTTCAGTACCAATACAACTACCACCTAG
- the ribD gene encoding bifunctional diaminohydroxyphosphoribosylaminopyrimidine deaminase/5-amino-6-(5-phosphoribosylamino)uracil reductase RibD, whose translation MQFATPTEVMQRALSLAERGRGYVEPNPLVGAVIVDENLGLVAEGYHAKFGGLHAEADALSKIEQIPENSTIYVTLEPCAHHGKTPPCAEAILKAGIKRVVIGCLDPARHNEVTGVELLRNAGVEVEVNFLKSEAETLLRPFRKLQLTGLPYVHGKWAMTLDGRIASKTGSSQWITNPASRSHVHKLRGLMDAIIVGSGTALADDPQLTVRPPGPRTPARIILDSHARLSVNSRLIQTIDEAPVLVVCREDVSAEIQKKLVDAGVELILAPVNYVGQPELSIVLKELGRRGMTNLLVEGGACVLGSFFDAGQVDEVHAYIAPKIIGGGAAFSPVGGTGISKMTDALNLEQSSIQQFDGDLLIHGFIPNTFGQGETA comes from the coding sequence ATGCAATTTGCAACGCCTACTGAAGTTATGCAGCGGGCGTTGTCTCTTGCAGAACGGGGACGAGGATATGTCGAACCGAATCCGCTTGTCGGTGCGGTGATTGTCGATGAAAATCTCGGGCTGGTAGCAGAAGGGTATCATGCAAAATTCGGAGGCTTGCACGCAGAAGCTGACGCTCTCTCGAAGATCGAGCAGATTCCAGAGAATTCAACAATCTATGTCACTCTGGAACCTTGCGCTCATCACGGAAAAACTCCACCTTGTGCCGAAGCAATTCTCAAGGCGGGTATAAAAAGAGTTGTGATTGGATGTCTGGACCCTGCCCGGCACAACGAAGTGACCGGAGTTGAACTCCTCCGTAACGCGGGCGTGGAAGTTGAAGTCAATTTTCTAAAATCAGAAGCCGAGACTCTGCTCCGGCCCTTTCGAAAACTTCAGCTGACAGGTCTTCCCTATGTCCACGGCAAATGGGCAATGACTCTCGATGGCCGGATTGCCTCGAAGACCGGCTCATCGCAGTGGATTACAAATCCTGCTTCCCGGTCTCACGTGCATAAACTTCGTGGATTAATGGATGCCATCATTGTTGGCAGTGGAACGGCCTTGGCGGATGACCCTCAACTGACCGTCCGCCCTCCTGGACCCCGGACGCCGGCCCGAATCATTTTGGATTCTCATGCCCGTCTGTCGGTGAACTCTCGATTGATTCAAACTATTGACGAAGCTCCCGTTCTGGTTGTGTGTCGTGAGGATGTTTCGGCTGAGATTCAAAAGAAATTAGTCGATGCAGGAGTGGAATTGATCCTCGCACCCGTAAACTACGTTGGTCAACCTGAGCTCAGTATTGTACTGAAGGAGTTGGGGCGGCGTGGGATGACAAACTTATTGGTCGAAGGCGGAGCCTGTGTGCTGGGAAGTTTCTTTGATGCTGGTCAGGTTGATGAAGTTCACGCCTACATCGCCCCAAAAATCATTGGCGGCGGTGCAGCGTTTTCACCAGTGGGAGGAACTGGCATTTCAAAAATGACTGACGCATTGAATCTGGAGCAGAGCTCGATTCAACAATTTGATGGTGATCTCCTGATCCACGGTTTCATTCCAAATACGTTCGGGCAAGGAGAAACCGCATGA